GCCTGTGGCCGAGCTGAACAAGAAGTTCAAGACGGACAACCTTGTCCATCTCAGCGAACATGGCAAGTGGGTTCAGGGCCCGAAAGCGAAGTTCAGCACGGTGACCGAGGTCAAGAGGCTGCTGACCAAGATGGGGCTCAAGCAGTCGCCTCAATAGCGGAGGCCGAACGTCGACACCGAGGAAACAATGTTCGCGAGCGTGGACCGGCAGAGCACGTCCAGCGCATATTTACGCTTGGCCTCCCGCTCGGGAAAACTCTGCAATGAGCTGTTAATGCGCTTGGACAGTGCCTGATAGGCCTCGATGTCCGCCAGCTCGTTGAGCCTGTGCTTTTCCCAGAACCATGCTGCCGACAGAGCCGCATACACTGGAGTCGCCACCAGGTCTGGATTCTGGACGATGGCCACATTGACGTCTTTGGCGAACGCCGCGTAGTTGTCCCTGCCCGTGAGCTGGATGAGACCGCGCCCGCGGTACTTCCAGCCGTCGCCGCTGGCCGCGTCTTCGTTCCCCATTCGTTTTGCGTAGACCTTGTTCGCGAGCGCCTCGGGTTTGTTGACGTAGGGATCGGCGTCGACCTGGGTCTTGAAGGCCGAGGGGAAGACCTTGGTCAGCCGGTCAGCGTCCTTGTACCTCAAGTTCTCCTCGACGGCGTGGAGATAACTCGATTCGTGCGCGATGTGCCCCAAGAATGCCGCCATCCGCCTCGCTGACCGCGTGATCTTCATGCGGCTTTCAACGGTCCCACCCATATCTCCGCCGCGGTCGCGCGCACGCGTGGCAGGGCCTGGCGTAGCAGCGTGACGGTCAGCCCGCCCGACAGTGGATAGAGCTCCAGGCGTCTCCGAATGGACTTGTCGTGCTGCCACTCCGCCCGACCGACAGGCAGGCGGTGCTGGTGGTGTACGAGGTGCCTCAGCGCGGTCGCGTGGTCGTTGTGCTCTCTAGGGAAGCGCCGAGGGGACCAGCTTGTCTCCAGCCCATGTGGCGATTCTGCCCTACTTTGCAATTCTCCTGTGGATATTCAGGGACCGCGTGTAGTTGGCCACGCCTTTCCGCTGAAATCTGACCCGCCGGCGCGCACCCGTGGCC
The Polyangia bacterium DNA segment above includes these coding regions:
- a CDS encoding glycoside hydrolase family 19 protein; amino-acid sequence: MKITRSARRMAAFLGHIAHESSYLHAVEENLRYKDADRLTKVFPSAFKTQVDADPYVNKPEALANKVYAKRMGNEDAASGDGWKYRGRGLIQLTGRDNYAAFAKDVNVAIVQNPDLVATPVYAALSAAWFWEKHRLNELADIEAYQALSKRINSSLQSFPEREAKRKYALDVLCRSTLANIVSSVSTFGLRY